Genomic segment of Gloeocapsa sp. PCC 7428:
TTTCGCATTGCCGATCGCCACCGTCGCTACAGGAATACCAGCAGGCATTTGTACAATCGAGTACAGCGAGTCAACTCCTTGTAAATGGCGGCTAGGAACGGGAACTCCGATCACGGGTAAAGGAGTTAACGCCGCAACCATCCCTGGGAGATGCGCCGCACCACCGGCACCCGCAATAATGACTTTTATCCCGCGTTGATGGGCAGATTTGGCGTATTCTACCATGCGTTCGGGCGTGCGGTGTGCTGACACGATCGCAACTTCGCACGCGACATCAAATTCAGAACAAACCGCGATCGCCTCTTTCATCGTGGGCAAATCGGAATCGCTGCCCATAATAATACCAATGAGTGGTTGAGTCATGACTGCCTACAAGGGCTTAAGGTTAGTTGTAGAGTGGGATTTTTTTGTTGCGTATGAAGTTTATATTAAAAACGAACCACCAAGGCTCAAAGGACACGAAGATTTTAAAGATATATTGAAGGGATAGCTAGAACATACTTAGAAGCTTACTAACTCTGACCCCTGCAATGTCTTTTGATACAAGTAATGGCA
This window contains:
- the purE gene encoding 5-(carboxyamino)imidazole ribonucleotide mutase, giving the protein MTQPLIGIIMGSDSDLPTMKEAIAVCSEFDVACEVAIVSAHRTPERMVEYAKSAHQRGIKVIIAGAGGAAHLPGMVAALTPLPVIGVPVPSRHLQGVDSLYSIVQMPAGIPVATVAIGNAKNAGLLAVQILATHNPALLQQVQAYRAGLTTMVMEKQAKLDELGYQKYLSNL